Proteins found in one Pontibacter sp. SGAir0037 genomic segment:
- the dnaA gene encoding chromosomal replication initiator protein DnaA: protein MIKDCSTVWSNCLQVIKESIGDQSYKTWFEPIKPISLRDSVLTIQVPSQFFYEWLEEHYVGLLKKVIYQELGSEGRLEYSIIVDRGNDSNKPQTVNIPTKKIPAAVVNSYKPEQSFIKSPFESKTIDRNFLNSQLNAAYTFENYIEGDCNRLARSAGYAVANKPGTTSFNPLMVYGGVGLGKTHLVQAIGNQIKNTYPDKFVLYVSSEKFVNQFIESLKTNNVQDFANFYLLVDILIIDDVQFLSGKEKTQEMFFHIFNHLHQSGKQIVMTSDCPPRDLKGLEERLLSRFKWGLTADLQSPDFETRMAIIQKKMQSDGIDIPDNVVEYLAYSVDTNVRELEGVLISLIAQSSLNRKEVDLELAKQALKHIIEDVETEVNLDFIQKTVAEYFQVSLDSLKAKTRKKEIVTARQVAMYFAKEFTNHSLKSIGYHFGGRDHSTVIHSVQTVSDLIDTDKKFKVSIQELQKKFKSKAG from the coding sequence ATGATTAAAGACTGTTCGACCGTATGGAGTAACTGTCTGCAAGTAATTAAGGAAAGTATCGGTGACCAGAGCTATAAAACCTGGTTTGAACCGATCAAACCTATATCGCTTCGTGATAGTGTGCTTACGATACAAGTGCCGAGCCAATTCTTCTACGAATGGCTGGAGGAGCACTATGTCGGTCTGTTAAAGAAGGTCATTTACCAGGAGTTAGGCAGCGAGGGACGTCTGGAATACTCCATTATTGTAGACAGAGGCAATGATTCCAATAAACCGCAAACGGTAAATATCCCTACCAAAAAAATTCCGGCTGCGGTAGTAAATTCATACAAGCCTGAGCAAAGCTTTATAAAGAGCCCCTTTGAATCGAAAACGATAGACAGGAACTTCCTGAACTCGCAATTAAATGCGGCCTATACGTTCGAGAACTATATAGAAGGCGATTGTAACCGCCTGGCACGTTCTGCGGGGTATGCCGTAGCCAATAAGCCGGGTACTACTTCTTTTAATCCGTTGATGGTATACGGTGGAGTAGGGCTTGGAAAAACGCACCTGGTGCAGGCTATCGGAAATCAGATTAAAAATACCTATCCTGATAAATTTGTACTGTACGTTTCTTCTGAAAAATTCGTGAACCAGTTCATCGAATCCTTAAAGACAAACAACGTGCAGGATTTTGCTAATTTTTACCTTCTGGTAGATATCCTGATCATTGACGACGTACAGTTCCTGAGCGGAAAAGAGAAAACGCAGGAAATGTTTTTCCATATCTTTAACCACCTGCACCAGTCAGGCAAGCAGATCGTGATGACTTCTGATTGTCCGCCGCGGGACCTGAAAGGGCTGGAGGAGCGTTTGCTTTCACGCTTCAAATGGGGATTGACAGCCGACCTGCAGAGCCCGGATTTTGAAACACGTATGGCCATTATCCAGAAAAAGATGCAGAGCGACGGGATCGATATCCCGGATAATGTGGTGGAATACCTGGCGTATAGCGTAGATACCAACGTGCGTGAACTGGAGGGGGTGCTTATTTCGCTGATCGCCCAATCTTCGCTCAACCGCAAGGAGGTGGACCTGGAGCTGGCAAAACAGGCCCTGAAGCACATCATTGAAGATGTAGAAACAGAAGTAAACCTCGACTTTATTCAGAAAACGGTTGCGGAATATTTTCAGGTAAGCCTAGATTCCCTGAAAGCTAAAACAAGAAAGAAAGAAATTGTAACGGCACGCCAGGTGGCCATGTACTTTGCCAAAGAATTTACGAATCATTCGCTAAAGTCGATTGGTTACCATTTCGGAGGCCGCGACCACAGCACCGTTATACACTCGGTTCAAACAGTCTCTGATCTGATTGATACAGATAAGAAATTTAAAGTAAGTATACAGGAACTGCAGAAGAAATTTAAGTCGAAAGCAGGATAA
- a CDS encoding OsmC family protein, which yields MKKSIANARWEKGLKDGSGKLTTRNGSLDASYSFATRFEEGKAGTTPEELIGAAHAGCYSMFLSALLGNKNLTPDYIQTEARVYLGEKDGAPLITKIELTTEAQVPDLSEEEFQQLVQQAKEGCPVSKALSAVPEITVQATLKG from the coding sequence ATGAAAAAAAGTATCGCAAATGCCCGTTGGGAAAAAGGTCTGAAAGACGGTTCAGGAAAGCTTACCACCAGAAATGGCAGCCTGGATGCCAGCTATTCCTTTGCAACACGTTTCGAAGAAGGTAAAGCAGGCACCACGCCTGAAGAACTGATTGGTGCGGCGCATGCCGGCTGCTACTCTATGTTCCTGAGTGCCTTGCTTGGCAACAAGAACCTGACGCCTGATTATATCCAAACTGAAGCCAGGGTTTATTTAGGCGAAAAGGACGGAGCCCCGCTGATCACTAAAATAGAATTAACAACAGAAGCACAGGTTCCTGACCTAAGCGAAGAGGAGTTTCAGCAACTGGTGCAGCAGGCTAAAGAAGGTTGCCCGGTATCAAAAGCCCTTTCTGCTGTACCTGAAATCACGGTACAGGCCACTTTAAAGGGATAA
- a CDS encoding GH3 auxin-responsive promoter family protein: MGVKAWLSKVFAAYVHKQDQKWIECPVEAQQAIFETIIRKAQNTAFGKDHQFSEIHSYDDFKKAVPVRDYEGLSDYFNRVKKGEEDVLWPGKPLYLAKTSGTTSGTKYIPISRDSISNHINGARNALLAYIHETGNARFLNGKLIFLSGSPTLEEVGGIKTGRLSGISNHHVPGYLRTSQLPSYETNCIEDWETKLDEIIEETVDQDMTLISGIPPWVQMYFDKLMQQRGKPIKDIFPNFSLFVYGGVNFEPYRAKMFESIGKKVDSIETFPASEGFFAYQNEQNDKGLLLLLNAGIFYEFIPVEEFFDENPTRLTIGEVELNKNYALVISSNAGLWGYSIGDTVKFTSLSPFKIIVSGRIKHFISAFGEHVIGEEVEKAMQYTMNRFRNVELVEFTVAPYVSQGEGKSYHEWLVEFSKPPKDMQQFEQELNAQLQKLNTYYDDLIEGNILSGLRVRALPIGAFQNYMKSKGKLGGQNKVPRLSNDRSLADELIKIANITRNA; the protein is encoded by the coding sequence ATGGGTGTAAAAGCATGGCTAAGCAAAGTGTTTGCAGCTTATGTGCATAAGCAGGATCAGAAGTGGATAGAATGTCCTGTGGAAGCGCAGCAGGCCATATTTGAAACAATAATCAGGAAAGCACAAAATACCGCCTTTGGTAAAGATCATCAGTTCTCAGAGATTCATTCATACGATGACTTTAAAAAAGCCGTGCCCGTGCGGGATTACGAAGGGCTTTCCGATTATTTCAACCGTGTAAAGAAAGGCGAAGAAGATGTGCTGTGGCCCGGGAAACCTCTTTACCTTGCTAAAACTTCCGGTACAACTTCCGGTACGAAGTATATCCCGATTTCCCGCGATTCTATTTCCAATCATATAAATGGTGCCCGCAATGCGCTGTTAGCCTACATTCATGAAACTGGTAATGCCCGTTTTCTGAACGGGAAGCTGATTTTTTTGTCAGGAAGCCCGACCTTGGAAGAGGTAGGTGGCATTAAAACCGGGAGGCTGTCCGGTATATCCAATCATCATGTGCCGGGCTACCTGCGCACAAGCCAGCTGCCTTCTTACGAAACCAATTGCATAGAAGACTGGGAAACCAAGCTTGATGAAATAATTGAAGAAACGGTAGATCAGGACATGACACTGATCTCAGGCATTCCGCCGTGGGTGCAGATGTATTTCGATAAGCTGATGCAGCAAAGAGGAAAGCCAATCAAAGATATTTTTCCTAATTTTTCTCTTTTTGTGTACGGTGGCGTGAATTTTGAGCCATACAGGGCCAAGATGTTCGAATCTATCGGTAAAAAAGTAGATAGCATTGAAACATTCCCGGCTTCTGAAGGTTTTTTCGCTTACCAGAACGAGCAGAACGATAAAGGCCTCTTGCTTTTATTAAATGCAGGTATCTTCTACGAGTTTATACCTGTAGAGGAATTTTTTGATGAAAATCCTACACGATTAACAATAGGTGAAGTCGAGCTGAATAAAAACTATGCCCTCGTGATCAGTAGTAATGCAGGGTTGTGGGGTTATTCGATTGGCGATACCGTTAAATTTACTTCTCTCAGCCCTTTCAAAATAATTGTCAGCGGGCGTATCAAGCACTTTATTTCAGCTTTTGGCGAGCACGTGATAGGGGAGGAAGTGGAAAAAGCCATGCAGTATACCATGAACAGGTTCAGAAATGTGGAGCTGGTGGAGTTTACCGTGGCGCCTTATGTAAGCCAGGGTGAAGGGAAGTCTTACCACGAATGGCTCGTAGAATTTTCGAAGCCGCCGAAGGATATGCAGCAATTCGAGCAAGAGTTAAATGCCCAGCTGCAAAAGTTGAATACTTATTACGATGATCTGATTGAAGGTAACATTCTGTCCGGTTTAAGGGTAAGGGCCTTACCAATCGGGGCATTTCAGAATTATATGAAGTCGAAGGGCAAACTGGGTGGGCAAAATAAAGTACCGCGCCTTAGCAACGACCGCTCCTTGGCAGATGAACTAATTAAAATTGCGAACATAACGCGTAACGCATGA
- a CDS encoding 1-deoxy-D-xylulose-5-phosphate reductoisomerase: protein MKRIAILGSTGSIGTQALEVIQANPESFELEVITANSNADLLIAQALAFKPNAVVIAREDLYDKVRKALQGEDIKVYAGANALNSIVEMGTVDMVLTAMVGYAGLQPTIRAIQAGKEIALANKETLVVAGQLITDLARQKGVNIYPVDSEHSAIFQCLAGEFHNPIEKIILTASGGPFRGRTVQELQAVTKAQALKHPNWEMGAKITIDSASLMNKGLEVIEAKWLFGLKNTQIEVVVHPQSIIHSLVQFEDGSIKAQLGLPDMKLPIQYALGYPNRLKSAFPRFNFLDYPQLTFEQPDLETFRNLQLAFTAMEQGGNMPCILNAANEVAVGAFLKDEVGFLEMSDIIESCMAKVTYIANPSYDDYVHTDKEARMRSAELVKK from the coding sequence ATGAAAAGAATTGCCATACTAGGCTCAACGGGTTCTATAGGCACACAAGCACTGGAGGTAATACAGGCCAACCCGGAGAGTTTTGAACTGGAGGTAATTACTGCAAACAGCAATGCCGATTTACTTATAGCTCAGGCGCTTGCCTTTAAGCCGAATGCCGTTGTTATTGCCCGCGAAGACCTTTACGACAAGGTGCGGAAGGCCCTGCAGGGGGAAGATATAAAAGTATATGCTGGCGCCAATGCCCTGAATTCTATTGTGGAAATGGGTACTGTAGACATGGTGCTGACGGCGATGGTGGGCTATGCAGGCCTGCAGCCAACCATACGCGCCATACAAGCCGGAAAAGAAATAGCGCTGGCTAACAAGGAAACACTGGTAGTGGCGGGGCAGCTTATCACTGATCTTGCAAGGCAGAAAGGAGTTAATATTTACCCTGTGGACTCAGAGCACAGCGCCATCTTTCAGTGCCTCGCAGGAGAATTTCACAATCCGATAGAAAAGATTATACTGACAGCCTCTGGTGGGCCGTTTAGAGGACGTACTGTGCAGGAACTGCAAGCCGTAACCAAAGCGCAGGCCCTGAAGCACCCGAACTGGGAAATGGGAGCTAAAATTACCATAGACTCAGCCTCTCTGATGAACAAAGGGCTGGAGGTGATTGAGGCGAAGTGGTTGTTTGGTTTGAAAAATACACAGATTGAGGTGGTGGTGCATCCGCAGTCTATTATACATTCGCTGGTGCAGTTCGAAGACGGTTCTATAAAAGCACAGCTGGGCCTGCCAGACATGAAGCTGCCTATTCAGTACGCGCTGGGTTATCCGAATCGCCTGAAGTCAGCTTTCCCGAGGTTCAACTTCCTGGACTACCCGCAGCTAACGTTTGAGCAGCCGGACCTGGAAACTTTCCGGAACCTGCAGCTGGCTTTTACAGCCATGGAGCAGGGTGGAAACATGCCCTGCATTCTGAATGCAGCTAACGAAGTAGCCGTAGGGGCTTTTCTGAAGGATGAAGTAGGCTTTCTGGAGATGTCGGATATCATTGAAAGCTGTATGGCAAAAGTTACGTATATTGCAAACCCTTCTTACGACGACTATGTTCATACTGATAAAGAGGCACGTATGCGTTCTGCTGAATTAGTAAAGAAGTAG